One Phycisphaerae bacterium RAS2 DNA window includes the following coding sequences:
- the pdhB_1 gene encoding Pyruvate dehydrogenase E1 component subunit beta: MAELTMAKALNLALHEAMAEDPTVLLLGQDVGQDEGVFRISEGLLKKFGADRVIDFPVAESAIAGVSVGMCLTGFKPIAEMQFSGFGYHAFHQVENHISRFRNRTRGRFTCPMVIRMPYGAGIRAIEHHSESREAIWAHLPGLKVVVPSGPRNARALLRASIFDPDPVMFYEPKACYRAFKEEVPDEPETMEIGKAQVVRTGSDVTIISYGASMRPVLEAADDLSLEHQVEADVIDLLSLSPMDTETIIASVKKTGRVVVVHEAPRTCGPAGEIIARIVEKALDFLEAPIARVTGYDLVMPYFNLERHYMPDPLKVVTAVRDVVSY, encoded by the coding sequence ATGGCAGAATTGACGATGGCGAAGGCGCTGAACCTGGCGCTACACGAGGCGATGGCGGAAGACCCGACCGTGCTGCTGCTGGGGCAGGATGTCGGTCAGGACGAGGGCGTGTTCCGCATCTCCGAGGGCCTGCTGAAGAAGTTCGGCGCCGATCGCGTGATCGACTTCCCCGTGGCCGAGTCGGCCATCGCCGGCGTTTCGGTCGGCATGTGCCTGACGGGCTTCAAGCCGATCGCCGAGATGCAGTTCAGCGGCTTCGGCTATCACGCCTTTCACCAGGTGGAGAACCACATCAGTCGATTTCGCAATCGCACGCGCGGGCGATTCACCTGCCCGATGGTGATTCGCATGCCGTACGGCGCGGGGATTCGCGCGATCGAGCATCACAGCGAAAGCCGCGAAGCGATCTGGGCGCATCTGCCGGGGTTGAAGGTGGTCGTGCCGTCCGGCCCGCGAAACGCGCGGGCGCTGCTGCGAGCCTCGATCTTCGATCCCGATCCGGTCATGTTCTACGAGCCGAAGGCCTGCTACCGCGCGTTCAAGGAAGAGGTGCCCGACGAGCCGGAAACGATGGAGATCGGCAAGGCACAGGTCGTGCGCACCGGCAGCGACGTGACGATTATTTCATACGGCGCGTCGATGCGGCCGGTGTTGGAGGCGGCGGACGATCTGTCGCTGGAGCATCAGGTCGAGGCGGACGTGATTGACCTGCTGTCGCTCTCGCCGATGGACACCGAGACGATCATCGCGAGCGTGAAGAAGACCGGCCGCGTGGTCGTGGTGCACGAGGCGCCGCGGACGTGCGGCCCGGCAGGCGAGATCATCGCGCGGATCGTTGAGAAGGCGCTGGATTTCCTGGAAGCGCCGATCGCGCGGGTCACGGGTTACGATCTCGTCATGCCGTATTTCAACCTGGAGCGGCACTACATGCCCGATCCGCTGAAGGTGGTGACGGCGGTGCGGGACGTGGTGAGTTATTAA